The Papaver somniferum cultivar HN1 chromosome 3, ASM357369v1, whole genome shotgun sequence genome includes a region encoding these proteins:
- the LOC113357274 gene encoding amino acid permease 6-like, whose protein sequence is MGIEMQKKTSVSNGGREHGPEMFNHQDYSKNFDDDGREERTGTLLTASAHIITAVIGSGVLSLAWAIAQLGWIAGPVCLIAFSLITWFTSILLAECYRSPDPITGKRNYTYTDAVRANLGGVKIQLCGIAQYANLVGVTIGYTITVSISMAAVQRSNCFHKFGHGDHCYVSTYYYTVIFAVIQIFLCQIPNFHKLSWLSIVAAVMSFAYSSIGIGLSIAKVAEPHHHARTTLTGVTVGVDVSGAEKVWRTFQALGNIAFAYAFSNVLVEIQDTLKSSPPENKVMKKASTIGVATTTLFYVLCGLAGYAAFGNDAPGNFLTGFGFYEPFWLVDFANICVTAHLVGAYQVFVQPLFAFVEKWCSNKWPERGYITTDHMINLPCCGQYPFNWFRLVWRTSYVMATALLAMIFPFFNEFVGFIGALSFYPLTVYFPIEMYIARARITRYSATWIWLKVLSWGCLVVSLVAMAGSLQGLALSVKSYKPFKIQQ, encoded by the coding sequence ATGGGTATTGAAATGCAGAAGAAGACCAGCGTCTCCAACGGTGGTCGTGAACACGGACCTGAAATGTTTAATCACCAGGACTATAGCAAGAATTTTGATGATGATGGCCGTGAAGAAAGAACTGGAACGCTGTTGACTGCAAGTGCTCACATCATAACAGCAGTGATCGGGTCTGGAGTTTTGTCACTAGCATGGGCTATAGCTCAATTGGGATGGATTGCTGGTCCTGTTTGTCTCATTGCATTTTCTCTCATCACTTGGTTCACTTCTATTCTCCTTGCTGAATGCTATAGATCTCCTGATCCCATTACTGGCAAAAGAAATTATACTTATACGGACGCGGTGAGAGCTAACTTGGGAGGTGTGAAAATTCAGCTCTGTGGTATAGCACAATATGCTAATCTTGTTGGGGTTACTATCGGATACACCATCACTGTATCGATCAGCATGGCGGCTGTACAAAGATCGAATTGTTTTCACAAATTTGGTCATGGGGATCATTGTTACGTATCGACCTACTATTATACAGTCATCTTTGCAGTCATTCAGATTTTTCTATGTCAGATACCCAATTTTCACAAACTTTCTTGGTTATCAATTGTCGCTGCTGTTATGTCTTTCGCGTACTCTTCCATTGGTATTGGTCTTTCCATTGCCAAAGTTGCAGAACCACATCACCATGCAAGAACAACTCTCACAGGGGTCACAGTTGGAGTAGATGTATCAGGGGCAGAAAAAGTTTGGAGGACTTTCCAAGCCCTTGGCAACATTGCCTTTGCTTATGCTTTCTCTAATGTACTTGTTGAGATACAGGATACACTGAAATCAAGCCCACCTGAGAACAAAGTAATGAAAAAGGCATCTACCATTGGAGTCGCTACGACAACCTTGTTTTATGTGCTATGCGGATTAGCCGGTTATGCAGCTTTCGGGAATGATGCACCTGGCAACTTTCTCACCGGCTTTGGTTTTTACGAACCATTTTGGCTCGTCGACTTTGCCAATATCTGCGTTACTGCCCATCTTGTCGGAGCTTACCAGGTTTTCGTCCAGCCATTATTTGCATTTGTCGAGAAATGGTGCAGCAACAAATGGCCAGAACGTGGATACATAACGACTGACCACATGATTAATCTTCCATGCTGCGGTCAATACCCCTTCAACTGGTTTCGGCTAGTATGGAGGACTTCATACGTCATGGCGACAGCTTTGCTGGCAATGATATTCCCATTCTTCAATGAATTTGTTGGTTTTATCGGTGCTTTATCGTTCTACCCGTTGACCGTTTACTTCCCGATCGAGATGTACATTGCAAGAGCCAGGATAACCCGATATTCAGCTACATGGATATGGCTAAAGGTGTTAAGCTGGGGATGCCTTGTTGTCTCACTTGTTGCTATGGCCGGGTCTCTTCAGGGTTTAGCTCTATCTGTCAAATCCTATAAACCCTTCAAAATCCAGCAGTAG
- the LOC113357275 gene encoding uncharacterized protein LOC113357275, which yields MGMVIYYGGFLSSFPGKFRTVKMVNSTESTTVLRWKVLEQVDEELMKGDERAALNLVNDLQSRPGGLCSFGTARQIPPRLYTLDELKLNGIDASKVLSPDDRTLGSIERYLQAAAVLGGISAWAVFGFTQEQTLFAVIGLFYFATLDSIALKGGLSSLMLDMIGHAVSQKYRNRVLQHEAGHFLIAYLLGILPKGYTLTSLEALRKEGSLNVQAGTAFVDTEFREEVDSGKLTSKMLDRYSCIALAGVATEYLLFGYSEGGLSDLYQLDSLLKSLGFTQKKADSQVRWALLNTILILRRHERVRLKLAEAMSSRKSVGYCIDTIENVIIVDDI from the exons ATGGGGATGGTCATATATTATGGTGGGTTCTTATCTAGTTTTCCAGGAAAGTTTAGGACAGTTAAAATGGTAAATTCTACTGAATCTACCACTGTTCTTCGGTGGAAAGTCTTGGAACAAGTTGATGAAGAGTTGATGAAAGGAGATGAAAGAGCAGCATTAAACCTTGTCAACGATTTGCAGAGTAGGCCCGGTGGTCTTTGTTCTTTTGGCACTGCAAGGCAG ATACCCCCAAGGCTTTACACCTTGGATGAACTGAAGCTAAATGGTATTGATGCTTCAAAAGTTCTATCACCAGATGACCGGACACTAGGTTCAATAGAAAGATACCTTCAAGCTGCGGCTGTTTTAGGAGGCATTTCTGCATGGGCTGTTTTTGGTTTTACTCAGGAACAAACCCTCTTCGCTGTTATTGGATTATTTTATTTTGCGACTCTAGACTCC ATAGCTCTCAAGGGAGGATTAAGTAGTCTAATGCTTGATATGATTGGTCATGCGGTGAGTCAGAAATACCGCAATAGAGTTCTACAA CATGAAGCTGGTCACTTTTTGATTGCTTACTTGCTCGGAATTCTTCCAAAGGGATATACCCTGACAAGTTTAGAAGCTTTGAGAAAGGAAGGATCTCTAAATGTTCAAGCTGGAACAGCTTTTGTGGATACTGAATTTCGTGAAGAA GTTGACTCGGGAAAGCTTACATCCAAG ATGTTGGACAGGTACTCATGTATAGCACTGGCAGGTGTTGCAACAGAATACCTTTTATTTGGATACTCTGAAGGTGGCTTATCTGATCTTTACCAG TTGGATAGCTTGCTTAAAAGCCTGGGGTTTACACAGAAGAAAGCAGATTCACAGGTGAGGTGGGCTTTACTTAACACAATTCTAATTTTGCGTCGGCATGAAAGAGTTAGATTGAAACTTGCAGAAGCTATGTCTTCTCGGAAATCTGTGGGTTACTGCATCGACACAATAGAGAATGTTATAATTGTTGACGACATTTAG
- the LOC113361602 gene encoding histone H2AX-like, translated as MTSPAKGGRGKPKSSKSVSRSQKAGLQFPVGRIARFLKAGKYAERVGAGAPVYLSAVLEYLAAEVLELAGNAARDNKKNRIVPRHIQLAVRNDEELSKLLGTVTIANGGVLPNIHQTLLPKKAGKGKEGLGSASQEF; from the exons atgactTCTCCAGCAAAGGGTGGTAGAGGAAAACcaaaatcatcaaaatcagtatcaagaTCTCAGAAAGCTGGTCTTCAATTCCCTGTTGGTAGAATCGCTAGATTTCTTAAAGCTGGTAAATATGCTGAGCGTGTTGGTGCTGGTGCTCCCGTTTATCTATCTGCCGTTCTTGAATACCTAGCCGCCGAG GTTTTGGAATTAGCTGGAAATGCAGCGAGAGATAATAAGAAGAACAGGATTGTACCAAGACATATACAGCTTGCTGTTAGGAATGATGAAGAATTGAGCAAGCTATTGGGTACTGTTACTATCGCTAATGGAGGTGTTTTACCTAATATTCATCAGACTTTGTTGCCAAAGAAGGCTGGGAAAGGAAAGGAAGGACTGGGTTCTGCTTCACaagagttttag